A single region of the Leptotrichia sp. oral taxon 215 str. W9775 genome encodes:
- the dnaX gene encoding DNA polymerase III subunit gamma/tau, translated as MNITLYRKYRPQKFEEIAGQEYVTRAIKNSLRENKLSHAYLFTGPRGVGKTTLARLIAKGVNCLNSEDVTDNPCGVCDNCREISQGISMDMIEIDAASNRGIDEIRELKEKINYQPIKGRKKIYIIDEVHMLTKEAFNALLKTLEEPPAHVLFILATTEIDKIPDTVVSRCQRYDFLPIDKKDITNLLKGVAEKENIDIDEESLELIYRKSEGSARDSFSIFEQVISNFEGEKIDISKTQKALGVVPDIVLNEFLELILSSDKIQLLEFIDKIWEDGIVIETFLKDFAYYLKEQFKTNSKLSVNFILSTISSIFFILNEFKYEEDKRLLGYVLVHELYKNRKINGNIEISTSESHSAVNNAVIKKNSKENVREDEVIKNRVSDNIENNTSFQLSDSEVNPSELFKTDDTNILTGKNVSETFAGEVEDRGSNESLSQNTESYPEYSIDLFEEKWEQIRKEIKNSGAILNALMADTYPEKVKNGVLEIKFPDGHKFHSRQIMELDKRSKIEMIINKICNTDIRITTIFDNNENENSDDKFIEKVINFFEGEIIEKK; from the coding sequence TTGAATATTACTTTATATAGAAAATATAGGCCTCAAAAATTTGAAGAGATAGCAGGTCAGGAATACGTAACAAGAGCTATAAAAAATTCCTTGAGGGAAAATAAGTTATCTCATGCATATTTATTTACAGGACCAAGAGGTGTAGGAAAAACAACTCTTGCAAGGCTTATTGCTAAAGGTGTAAATTGTCTGAATTCTGAAGATGTTACTGATAATCCTTGTGGAGTATGTGATAATTGCCGTGAAATAAGTCAAGGTATTTCAATGGATATGATTGAAATTGATGCCGCTTCAAATAGAGGTATAGATGAAATTAGGGAATTAAAAGAAAAGATAAATTATCAGCCCATCAAAGGTAGAAAGAAAATATATATAATAGATGAAGTTCATATGCTTACAAAGGAAGCCTTTAATGCTTTATTAAAAACATTGGAAGAGCCTCCGGCACATGTTCTTTTTATACTTGCAACTACTGAGATTGATAAAATACCTGATACAGTAGTATCACGTTGTCAGAGATATGATTTTCTTCCTATTGATAAGAAAGATATAACTAATCTTTTAAAAGGTGTAGCTGAAAAAGAAAATATCGATATTGATGAGGAAAGTCTTGAATTAATATATAGAAAATCGGAAGGAAGTGCCAGAGACAGTTTTTCAATTTTTGAACAGGTTATTTCTAACTTTGAAGGTGAAAAAATAGATATTTCTAAAACTCAGAAGGCATTAGGAGTAGTACCTGATATTGTTTTAAATGAGTTTCTGGAATTAATTCTTTCTTCAGATAAAATTCAATTATTGGAATTCATCGATAAGATTTGGGAAGATGGAATTGTAATTGAGACTTTTCTGAAGGATTTTGCTTATTATCTTAAAGAGCAGTTTAAAACAAATAGCAAATTATCAGTTAACTTTATTTTGAGTACGATAAGTTCGATTTTCTTTATTTTAAATGAATTTAAGTATGAGGAAGATAAGAGGCTTTTAGGATATGTTCTCGTACACGAATTATATAAAAATAGAAAGATAAATGGAAATATTGAAATTTCGACTAGTGAAAGCCATTCAGCTGTTAATAATGCTGTAATAAAGAAAAATAGTAAAGAAAATGTTAGAGAAGATGAAGTTATAAAAAATAGAGTTTCAGATAATATTGAAAATAATACTAGTTTTCAGTTGAGTGATAGTGAAGTAAACCCTTCAGAATTATTTAAAACTGATGATACTAACATCTTGACTGGAAAAAATGTATCTGAAACTTTTGCTGGAGAAGTTGAAGATAGAGGAAGTAATGAATCTTTATCACAAAATACAGAAAGTTATCCTGAATATTCAATAGATTTATTTGAAGAAAAGTGGGAACAAATACGTAAAGAAATAAAAAATAGCGGTGCAATATTAAATGCTCTTATGGCTGATACTTATCCTGAAAAGGTTAAAAATGGTGTTTTAGAAATAAAATTTCCAGATGGTCATAAATTCCATAGCAGACAGATTATGGAGCTTGATAAAAGAAGCAAGATAGAGATGATAATAAATAAAATATGTAATACTGATATAAGAATAACTACAATTTTTGATAATAATGAAAATGAAAATAGTGATGATAAATTTATTGAAAAAGTAATTAATTTTTTCGAAGGTGAAATTATAGAGAAAAAATAG